TGCGTAAGTTTTGCACATCCTTGTAGGATGTTAATAGATCATTTTTACCATAATACAAGGCAACTTTACAATCGATATTTTCTACCTTATATTCGGAAGGATATTTTGTGCCATATTTTCTAATATTGACAGTTGggattcaaataattaaacttaTAAAAGCCTCCGGTCAGCAAAAGCTGGTAGAAGTGTTCGAGAGCCTTCACCGATGAACCAGCCAAATAATGGCTGGTAATTATTGGAGTGAGTGTCTCATTATACTGAGAACTATCCATGCCCATCACCAGCATTAAAGCATATTTGCAGGTGTTGCGAAATGCAAAACTGCAAAGTTGATAGATCAAACGACTCCAAACTTCGCGCTCCGGTGGAAATTCAAAGATGCCAAAAAGACGCACAAGGTTCTACAATGAGtgtacaaattcaaattaattatatatattatattgtattgaaCTCACGATAATTGTTGGTGCATGAATCTTGAGAAAATCCGTGATAGGTGTGCGAAGATTTCGGAAATAAGCCACTGGAGCGAGTGCCTGCAGCAACTTAATCTTCTTCATGTATTCGGGTCTCTCGGCCCCCATGACAAAGGCAGCCGTTGTGCCCTGAGAGTGGCCGATATAATGCACCTGTGTGTGTTCCTCACTGCGTTTCAGAATGTAATCGATCACAGCTGGAATGTCATAGAAGCCGTTCTCGTGAAATGAAAAGTCCCAAAATTCTCGATTCAGCGGAATATATTTGCGATGTTTTCGCGAATATCGATTGCCACGTATATTCATCAGCCAAATATCGTAGCCACGATCACTCAGCAGATAGCCAAGAGCAGCGCGGGGTCCACTCAGCACCCATGTGGCAGAACTGTCACCCAGGCCATGCACCATGAGAACGGGCTGCGCTCCTGGCTTGGGAATGCGGTGTATGCCGAGTACATAGCCATCCTTGGTCTCAATCTTATGGGTTTCCACCTTGTAGCCATGCTTTTTGATGAGACCAGGCTTTTGAAAacagaaatttgtatttaaaaaatataactattattcaattttagcataagcatataattaaaataaacttctgaaatgaaatgaaatttaaataaatctgtTTTATCAGAATttcagaaaaatataaaattctttaattttaaacatattaaaacatatatatttcaaacaatctatttaatattaaatttaaagttcaaaAGCTTACCGTTGTGAGATGCGCATCTTCAAGGATGCttgcattatattttaatatatccGAGTAAACGAAATTTGAATGCAACGAAAATCCAGATGAGGACAATGTATTTTCCTAACATATTATTAGCTCAATTTAATTCAGGTAATGTTAGCACAATCGAGATCAGCTTTAATTGGCTGATTGCAAGTTCAAGTTCAGTGGCAATTCAGTTGCCATACGAAACGGAATCATGTGTAATGGAAACTAGTTTTTATACACCTGTAAAAAATCTTTTTACCGAACTGCCTTGATAAAATGTGCGaatcagaaatatatttgaaacgAATATCGGATACACTACAAACAAGTTTACATTAAACAACTTTTGAATCGATTCCATATTACGGGCTATAATTTGTACAGATTAATTTCAGTGCGGATCAATGGAATACacattaaaaaagaaaacaaaatattgtgttAGAAACAATGCTGATAAAGTTTCAAGTTAGATTCAGCCTTTTTCTAGCTTGTTTTGGGTTATATTACAGtaatttttgtgttggttttataatatttttgttatgggataaattactattttgattgtacaaaaaaaaaaaaacaaattcacaaATAATTTAGTAATGGAAATGCACAGagcttcaaataaaaaaaataaacgaaagattttttaatcatataaTAAGCATTACAAATGAACATGTATCATATTTAAGGAttgtgaaaattaaaatatttctttagtttttggcaTATACTTTTTTACCGAACACCTAGCATAAAACactatatttagtttaaattcgaaattggTTTTATTCACTAAGAAGGATCATAACACTTATTTACACTTCAcaagcaaaacattttcttaagtgaaaataatattattaaaaaaaaatatacttttatcaaagtttttaattgttatttaacaaacaacacaattatatacttttttcaAATTGTAACCTACATGTGCTAATTTTGCTTAATCAAGATCACACTTCAAACTTTCAAGTTCAAAGTCACTCAAAAACAAGTATACGCCACGTTGCTGCGTgcgaatatttatatagaaaacatTGTTTAAATAACACTATTttgacaattaaataattaacttgttatccttaaaaatttaatttaattgttctCTTTTCAGtaaactttcattttatttttaaatgctgaAAATGATTTCTGATAATCCGATTAGAACTGTGTCCGACTCTCGATGAGTTGCAACTGAACTGTTAACTGAGTCAAGTGGTTGACATAAGTGGCTGATTCCGAGTTTAGATCTCACACAATGCTTATTAGCTGCTAGTTGGATACCAATGTCAGTTATAAAACACACGCgagtgcaatttaaatttctaatataATGCATAATCTATAAAAGCAACACACAATTGCAACAGCATCAGAACTCTTAGTGTTAATCATCATCGAGATGTCAATGGAATGTCAGGGAATATTTATCTCAAGttgtttataaaattcataaacaCTGAagttaatgcaaatattacaGGCAATCACACATGCATTAATTTTGTTTCctcttttaaaaaaattgaaatggaaatggctAATTAAATCTAAGAATATAGAACTGGACAAGCAACATTTAAGTACGCATTATATGTCTTGGCTTGTAAAGGTTTTTTAAGTAAAGGTATCCATAATTTCAAGTAATAACTAAACACATTCAACgtccatttattatttactactTAAATGTGACAGCGTGagattaaataataaatgaattgaatactTTGTTTATGGTAAACGAAGTGTAAATATGactgcaaattatttttattttttatgttctaCATTTCAAATAACGCTAAGAAATAATACAACATATGTACTTTCAACTccttcattcattttttaattgaatacaattttgcTTTAGCTTTTTATGTTTACGTATAAGAAGAAtatgtaagatacccgctacaagTGAAAAAGGAATGTTAAGTTCTTTAAAATAGAAGTTttagagagaagaaaaaaacacgtCGACTGCAAGAGTGAGCGAATCAAtgatatcaaataaatattccaaaaagatacaaaaatataacaaagtctgtatttgatatataatattaatatactactgcgtttaaaatataccttaaaTGACAAAGTCTATCAGATTGTCAATAAAGCAATTATGACCGGATAGCTGCAGCCGCTTTTTGATATACTTCTACATTCGGAACATACCATAGGGTGCAAATTATGCCAGACAGATTTCTTGAATAATTTATCTAAAGTTCACTTGACAGAAACTGAAAGGCTGTAGCTATCAAAGCGAAAAAAGCGATATATCGTTTAATCCAATAgcttatattataataaaaaataacccATCCAAACCATGGTGTTAGACccaattattaaagaaaattcatTGCGAATaagatttattatatttaaagggTTTTCTATCCTGGTGCAGCCTTGTGTTAAACTCTTGTATAATCATGACTTTACATCCTTATCATAGGTTTGCATATGATCGAGCATGCGATTCCAAAGCAATTCCTTTGCATCGATGGCCCAAATGAAATCCAAGTGATTCCACCAACGATAATCAATGAGATTGTCATCAATGACATTGGGCAACTCATCGCGCAGCAAGCGAACATCCTTGACAGCTGCCATCAAATCATTTTGGCCATAGTTTAAGCCAACCTTAGCTGTGACATTCTTGAAGTTATATTTGGGCGGAGATATCGAGCCGTAACGTCGCAAATTGTCAAGCATTCCATAGTCGAATTGATGCATGCCACCTAAGGAACGAATCTGGCCAAAGTGAATGATCTGCTTAGTCGATGCGCCAGCTGGTGCATGCCCCATGATCACAGGCAACATGGTCTGATTCAGTTGCTTCTCATCGAATCCCAGCATGATGAACAACCAACTCTCACACACCGTTCTGGTAATTGGCGCTCCACAGAGTTGTTCATTGAACATGCTTGTCAATCGCTCATTCGGCAAAAACTCTGATGAGCCCATTAAGTCATTGAGAagctataaaattataaattgaaaatgaaatttgttgcgAACTCCATTCACTTACGATCGATGTGAAGCGTGTTGTACCCAAGAATAAGATAATCGGACTCCATGTGTTCTTAAAGTAAGCTATCGGTGCCATAGCCTGCATCAGAATGATCTTTTCCATATAATCGGGTCGCTCACTACCCATTATCCAGAAGGATAATGTGCCCTGCGAGTGGCCAATGTAATGCAGCTGCGAGAAGCCCGTATTATTGAGCGCATAATCAATGGTGGATGGCAGATCGTAGATGCCCATTTCATGGAAAGTGAAATCCCAGAATCTCTCCTCAAACACCTTGTAGATTTTATGCTCCTTGGCATAAGTATTTCCTCGACAGTTTGCCATCCACACATCGTAGCCAGCATCATAAAGCATGTAACCTAGAGATATGATATAAAATGTGACTGCTTATGTGATGTGATTTATTGAAACAGACCCAATCCCTTGTCAGGACCCATTATCAGCCAGGTAGCAGAGGTGTCGAATAATCCATGAACCAATAAAACAGGAATTGCTCCAGGTCGGGGAATGCGATGAACggttaaaatataattatcgGGTGTTGTCACTTTATGCGTTTCGCCAGGATAACCATATTTCATCAGCAGTTCAAACTGTGCAAAGTTCAGCAAATATATTCCATAATTGAAAGagtaatttatttcaaaaattatacCGGGTTTAGAGATGCATCCTCTAAGACATCCGGAGCGATTCCGAATACGTCGATAGCTCCGTGTAGACATAACAAAATCAAACTCCAAAACAGCACTGACATCTTTTTAGACAATGCCGCATTCATTTTAAGCTAGCCAACGTATTTATAGATTCTTTTGCAAAGTTACAACTAATTCGTCAGCACGATTCTGCTCTAAAAAAGGTCCGtgataagaaatataataatgtctAATGGCgcttatataaataattattttattgcagaTATTGcggaaaattttgaattttgtaaatgctataaatgtttaattgtttCATCCACAATACATTACCCATTTTAATTTagatatatacaattttttattaactcAACTAATCTTTTCAACTTTGGATACTATggttaaaaagtaaaaaggtttaagaaaagaaaacaaataataaacagcagcgagttttattatcaatattcgtgactaaatataatataattttaaatagttaagGCGtcatataaacaattttgaatgaataagtatatacatatacaattataataaatttatatgtattttagcTTGTAACTTGTTTAAAAGATAACCCTCAAGCAAAGATAATTTTGTCTTTTTATTTGAATCTTTAAAAAACACTCAATTTATTATGTGTTTTTTAAcctcatatatataaaacaaataagaaagctacaaagtgtgctcgactttgagatacccgctacccattgtgtataaatcatttcaatgctgtattaatttaaaaaaaaaaaaccaaattaatatatcgcaaaaatactaaaagtagcCCAAAagctatatatggtatatttatatagtattaaattttaaatataccatatagtgcaaaatataccagattgtcagcttaAGCAACtaattcaaaagtatttttgaaataatctacaatttttatctgatcgcaaccgaATTTTCAGTAATCATAAAagctatagttattattgtgtgtAATCGGTATCGGGTATAATTAATGTATCGTCTCtaattatataaaacttattcattaaattcttgcaccttcttttttttataaaattcataagtaaaagattaataattaatcaacACCAATAAGCTTTCAACTGTTgttttaaagtatattaacTATCacatgcattttatttacacttaTTAATCTACGATGCGCACAATCAATAAATAAGGATTtcttatatacaaaatatgttcATACTGTAAGTTCTTAGCTTAATTCGGTATCTTAAGCTGTTAGATTATCCCCTAATTGTTCCCTGTCAATAGATTTCATATTGCTGAGCATTCGATCCCAGAGCAATTCACGAGCATCGACGCCCCAAATGAAATCGAGATGATTGAATTTGGGATAGTTGACCAGATGCTGAGACACCACATTGGGTAGATGAAGACTCAAGGCCTCCACATCGCTGGGCTGTGCCAACCAATCATTTTCGCCATAATACAAGGCAACCTTGGCCTGGACATTCTCTAGTTTATATTCGGGCGGAGTGATGCTATTGTAACGCCAATGATTCCTCAGCCAGCCATAATCGAATTGTCGGAAGGCTCCAGATCGACGCAGTTGACCAAAGTGCTGCATCTGTTTGGTGGAGGCGCCAGCTGGGGCATGCCCcacaacaactggcaacatGGTCTCATTCAGCTGTGATTTGTCAAAGCCAGTCGTCAGGAAGATGACATTCGAACAGATCTCCTTGGTGATCGTAGTTTCATCGCAAATCAGTTGATTGAACATCACAATGAACTCGTTCTGCGGCAGAAACTCATGGACGCCAATCAACTTCAGTATAAACTGaggaataaaaagaaattcaattttaatataaagtgtAACTAATAGGAAATTGAGGAATGTTTAGGGAGGGGAACTTACGCTCACCGAAGAGTGAACCTCGGCCAGGAAATTGACCACCGGACTCTTGCAATGCTGCAGATACGCAACAGGAGCCAAAGCCTGCATGTAGATGATCTTCTTCATGTACTCAGGTCGCTCACTGCCCATGATCCAGAAGACAACGGTGCCCTGAGAGTGTCCTACATAGTGGAGTTGTGGAAATCCCGTCTTGTTGAGTATAAAATCAATGGAACTGGGTATATCGTGGACTCCCATCTCGTGAAATGTAAAGTCCCAGTATTTGGCATGAttgtgcgtatacttaatgtggCCCCTAGAATACGTATTTCCACGCACATTTGCCATCCACACATCGTAGCCCTGCTCGTAAAGCAGATAGCCTAAAAATAAAACGGTCATTACTAAGTGTTTCATTGTTTTTAGTTGTGTTGTAGTTGGCTTACCCAAAGCTTTGCCTGGTCCCATCATCACCCAGGTGGCTGAACTGTCCAGCAAACCATGCACGAGGAGCACAGGCGTTGCTCCAGGTCTGGCAATGCGATGTAGTGTTAGCTTATAGCCATCATCGGTGACCACAGTGTAGTTCTCTGCAGGGTAACCATACTTCTTAATGAGGCCATACTGTAAGAAAAATGCAGACATATAATtagcaaaatttaaaagtgaggtaattttaaaagttgtaGAGAAAACtatctaaattaaaaagtagattgcaaatcttgatttaagactTTTTTGATCTTAAAAAATCTGTcttgaaataaactttaatacGTTAAAAAGTTCTTAAGTCcagttttttgcattttaagattaagaacattttattttccGATTAAAATCTTGCTTTAAGAATGATTTATAGTAGATGGAAAATTTTAACATTCTGAATATAAGATTGCTGGATCTTAATTAATCATTTgatcttggttcaattttgagattttacaattcttgaaacaagattataatcttgaattttaAGATTGgataaattagaatttttgtagaatttttatcttgattttagagtaaaccttcttggttcaattttgagatcatataatcttgattcaagattttattcttaattttaacacgtttttttctttctgtttatGTATTCATTACACAGCTTAAATAATTATCCattgattttgcattttccaaTATAAACcctttaattataataatgtatctgtttaaaataatacGCGCATTTACTAACAAGATTAAAACCTACAAATGATATTGGCAATGCTATATTACAGAAATTAGTAATCGCCGTGATGATATcacttcatttaattaatgaattacaCGCGACAACGAAAGTTTTCAattcatatgaaaattgtactTTCTGTGCATGTGTGTTATTGTTTGATGTATACTGTATGTATAtctgtataaaaacaaagattaTAGATATGCTATTTAATTACTAATAGTTCCGGCAAATGattcattgaaaataaagtaaagttcaATTGATTAGAAAATTTCTGTTGTACTGCAAATTCAATAAAgttttgataataatatattttgagtacAAAGATGAAAGTTTTAATTGATAACATTTCGAATAGGCGAAACAAAGGAAAGTTCCATTTCTTACGTCAAGttttgaatacttttaattaaatttcatcaCTTTCACTTGGACTTGTGAATCAACTCACCGTATTTAGGTGCGAATCCTCCAGTATGTTGGGATCCACATCGCTGTCAATGCGAACATTGTTGCTCACGGGTATGGATCGACCCAGCCAAGCCGGTGATTTAAAGTTCACATTGAATAGAGTCATATTTCCAAAGATGAGCGATAAATCCGCATTGCTCTCGAATGGCACCAGAGTCAGACACAAAGAAAAGAGCAGCAGTTGCTCAAAGCGCAATATTAATGCCATTTTCCCTatttatattgtgtgtgtatatgtataaagtgaatataattaattgatgaTATACTAGAGCGTAGATGATTTTAGTAGCTGTGATCGCTGTGAGGCACAAATGTTGACTGTTGATCCGTTGATTTTACAGCGAGAACGAAACTTtgtcattttaaatgaaaccgTAGCACATATGCTATTATGCTGATTATAgcgtgtttgtgtttataCAGTGTGCACCCGCTAAGTGGAATGCTTGAGTGAGACAGACATGCATAAATAGATAAACAAACGCGTCGTAGAATGTTATTTGAAGAAAGATTAGGATAGGATAAAGATAAAATTGACAGTTCAAGATAAAAGAGATTTTCGATGatcgattttaaaatataaatttaaaaattccaaaaaattttaagtattttgttgtcataacttaaataaagcatttatttgtatttgtttcatattattttatatattatttttgctttatttcattatatacaataatttaatttttatcctggtttgaaaaagaaaagtgtACCTCTTAAGAAGTCCACTAAGAGATGTTTCACtgtatattattcaattaattatatttacatcGAATCATCTTGAcgaattgatttttaatgtcTGTTTTAAACGTACTCcaaagtattatatatttagtgtAATACACAAACATGCATTATTAACGCATCTATTACTTTTCCACAAAACCTTAGAATCTATCtaagttaatatttaaaacttcaCAGTAATTTCGTTAAGCGAGTGAACACTGTACTTCAACTGCCTCGTATATCAGTATGTAAtactttcaattcaattgaatcaCCGAAAACACAGCACataacacaaaagcaaaacagcaagcaaaaaaaaaaaaaaatagcaataacaacaacatggaAATAAATATTGGTCAAGTGCGTTGATAACCCTCAAATCTCTCGGTGCGGCAATGACTTCGTCACAAGCATTGATAAGCAACGAGTCCGG
This window of the Drosophila albomicans strain 15112-1751.03 chromosome 2L, ASM965048v2, whole genome shotgun sequence genome carries:
- the LOC117564341 gene encoding lipase 3-like yields the protein MSVLFWSLILLCLHGAIDVFGIAPDVLEDASLNPFELLMKYGYPGETHKVTTPDNYILTVHRIPRPGAIPVLLVHGLFDTSATWLIMGPDKGLGYMLYDAGYDVWMANCRGNTYAKEHKIYKVFEERFWDFTFHEMGIYDLPSTIDYALNNTGFSQLHYIGHSQGTLSFWIMGSERPDYMEKIILMQAMAPIAYFKNTWSPIILFLGTTRFTSILLNDLMGSSEFLPNERLTSMFNEQLCGAPITRTVCESWLFIMLGFDEKQLNQTMLPVIMGHAPAGASTKQIIHFGQIRSLGGMHQFDYGMLDNLRRYGSISPPKYNFKNVTAKVGLNYGQNDLMAAVKDVRLLRDELPNVIDDNLIDYRWWNHLDFIWAIDAKELLWNRMLDHMQTYDKDVKS
- the LOC117564337 gene encoding lipase 3-like isoform X4 — encoded protein: MALILRFEQLLLFSLCLTLVPFESNADLSLIFGNMTLFNVNFKSPAWLGRSIPVSNNVRIDSDVDPNILEDSHLNTYGLIKKYGYPAENYTVVTDDGYKLTLHRIARPGATPVLLVHGLLDSSATWVMMGPGKALGYLLYEQGYDVWMANVRGNTYSRGHIKYTHNHAKYWDFTFHEMGVHDIPSSIDFILNKTGFPQLHYVGHSQGTVVFWIMGSERPEYMKKIIYMQALAPVAYLQHCKSPVVNFLAEVHSSVSFILKLIGVHEFLPQNEFIVMFNQLICDETTITKEICSNVIFLTTGFDKSQLNETMLPVVVGHAPAGASTKQMQHFGQLRRSGAFRQFDYGWLRNHWRYNSITPPEYKLENVQAKVALYYGENDWLAQPSDVEALSLHLPNVVSQHLVNYPKFNHLDFIWGVDARELLWDRMLSNMKSIDREQLGDNLTA
- the LOC117564337 gene encoding lipase 3-like isoform X1; the encoded protein is MGKMALILRFEQLLLFSLCLTLVPFESNADLSLIFGNMTLFNVNFKSPAWLGRSIPVSNNVRIDSDVDPNILEDSHLNTYGLIKKYGYPAENYTVVTDDGYKLTLHRIARPGATPVLLVHGLLDSSATWVMMGPGKALGYLLYEQGYDVWMANVRGNTYSRGHIKYTHNHAKYWDFTFHEMGVHDIPSSIDFILNKTGFPQLHYVGHSQGTVVFWIMGSERPEYMKKIIYMQALAPVAYLQHCKSPVVNFLAEVHSSVSFILKLIGVHEFLPQNEFIVMFNQLICDETTITKEICSNVIFLTTGFDKSQLNETMLPVVVGHAPAGASTKQMQHFGQLRRSGAFRQFDYGWLRNHWRYNSITPPEYKLENVQAKVALYYGENDWLAQPSDVEALSLHLPNVVSQHLVNYPKFNHLDFIWGVDARELLWDRMLSNMKSIDREQLGDNLTA
- the LOC117564337 gene encoding lipase 3-like isoform X2 — translated: MGKMALILRFEQLLLFSLCLTLVPFESNADLSLIFGNMTLFNVNFKSPAWLGRSIPVSNNVRIDSDVDPNILEDSHLNTYGLIKKYGYPAENYTVVTDDGYKLTLHRIARPGATPVLLVHGLLDSSATWVMMGPGKALGYLLYEQGYDVWMANVRGNTYSRGHIKYTHNHAKYWDFTFHEMGVHDIPSSIDFILNKTGFPQLHYVGHSQGTVVFWIMGSERPEYMKKIIYMQALAPVAYLQHCKSPVVNFLAEVHSSFILKLIGVHEFLPQNEFIVMFNQLICDETTITKEICSNVIFLTTGFDKSQLNETMLPVVVGHAPAGASTKQMQHFGQLRRSGAFRQFDYGWLRNHWRYNSITPPEYKLENVQAKVALYYGENDWLAQPSDVEALSLHLPNVVSQHLVNYPKFNHLDFIWGVDARELLWDRMLSNMKSIDREQLGDNLTA
- the LOC117564337 gene encoding lipase 3-like isoform X3; amino-acid sequence: MAHRAPGLQSSRYGDKRCLAKSRKMALILRFEQLLLFSLCLTLVPFESNADLSLIFGNMTLFNVNFKSPAWLGRSIPVSNNVRIDSDVDPNILEDSHLNTYGLIKKYGYPAENYTVVTDDGYKLTLHRIARPGATPVLLVHGLLDSSATWVMMGPGKALGYLLYEQGYDVWMANVRGNTYSRGHIKYTHNHAKYWDFTFHEMGVHDIPSSIDFILNKTGFPQLHYVGHSQGTVVFWIMGSERPEYMKKIIYMQALAPVAYLQHCKSPVVNFLAEVHSSVSFILKLIGVHEFLPQNEFIVMFNQLICDETTITKEICSNVIFLTTGFDKSQLNETMLPVVVGHAPAGASTKQMQHFGQLRRSGAFRQFDYGWLRNHWRYNSITPPEYKLENVQAKVALYYGENDWLAQPSDVEALSLHLPNVVSQHLVNYPKFNHLDFIWGVDARELLWDRMLSNMKSIDREQLGDNLTA